Proteins from one Halogeometricum sp. S1BR25-6 genomic window:
- a CDS encoding DUF7344 domain-containing protein — MALETLTQSDAKDASTPEADAEIEQQKQQEEEVQELLSKDTIFELLKNQRRRDAIQYLKQNDGEAKLGDMAEFIAAKENDIDIAQLSSSQRKRVYIGLYQCHLPKMATSGVIDFEKNRGDITLKPTAEQLEPYLGDSTPETEDSTAPTSKRNAAVAGTVGVGVAAGLLGVPGFALVPDAAWAVVSTTALVVLTAMETYRQHELDD; from the coding sequence ATGGCACTCGAAACACTCACCCAATCCGACGCGAAAGACGCCTCGACCCCCGAGGCGGACGCAGAAATCGAGCAGCAGAAACAACAGGAGGAAGAGGTTCAAGAACTCCTCTCGAAGGACACCATCTTCGAGCTTCTGAAGAACCAGCGTCGCCGCGACGCGATCCAGTACCTCAAGCAGAACGACGGCGAGGCCAAACTCGGCGACATGGCAGAGTTCATCGCCGCGAAGGAGAACGACATCGACATCGCGCAGCTGTCATCGAGTCAGCGCAAGCGCGTGTACATCGGGCTCTACCAGTGTCACCTTCCGAAGATGGCCACCTCGGGCGTCATCGACTTCGAGAAGAACCGCGGTGACATCACGCTGAAGCCGACGGCCGAGCAGCTCGAACCGTACCTCGGTGATTCGACGCCGGAAACCGAAGATTCGACGGCCCCCACGTCGAAGCGAAACGCCGCCGTCGCGGGCACGGTCGGTGTCGGCGTCGCGGCCGGTCTCCTCGGGGTTCCCGGCTTCGCTCTCGTCCCCGACGCGGCGTGGGCAGTCGTAAGCACCACGGCACTCGTGGTGCTCACCGCCATGGAGACGTACCGCCAGCACGAACTCGACGACTGA
- a CDS encoding DUF7344 domain-containing protein translates to MINLSKDELFRILSNSRRRYIIYYLHEAGDEMSLKQLAARIAAVENGTSVEDVTDEERQRVYISLYQTHLPKLEEAGIVSYDDEERIVALTDEIANEGFFWMQTDEESRSWATYYAALGVVGWLAILARAVALPVFATLPWFAIAALISTALLALVGAQYLTESGDDDTSNSFETLIE, encoded by the coding sequence ATGATCAACCTATCCAAAGACGAACTGTTCCGTATACTCAGTAACTCTCGTCGTCGCTACATCATCTACTATCTCCACGAGGCCGGAGACGAGATGAGCCTAAAGCAGTTGGCCGCCCGGATCGCGGCCGTCGAGAACGGCACATCTGTAGAAGATGTAACGGACGAGGAGCGACAGCGAGTGTACATCTCGCTGTATCAGACACATCTCCCTAAGCTAGAGGAGGCGGGAATCGTCTCGTACGACGACGAGGAGCGCATCGTCGCACTCACCGACGAGATTGCGAACGAGGGGTTCTTTTGGATGCAGACCGATGAGGAGTCTCGGTCGTGGGCGACCTACTACGCCGCGCTGGGCGTCGTCGGGTGGCTCGCTATCCTCGCGCGCGCCGTCGCGCTTCCCGTATTCGCGACGCTTCCCTGGTTCGCCATCGCAGCGCTGATTTCGACTGCGTTGCTTGCGCTCGTCGGGGCCCAGTACCTCACGGAATCTGGCGACGACGATACCAGCAACTCCTTCGAGACGCTCATCGAGTGA
- a CDS encoding PadR family transcriptional regulator encodes MFELTGFQRDLLYVIAGSDRPSGQEIKERIGKDVGEVNHGRLYPNLDALVEDGLVDKGQQDRRTNYYTISETGEEAIRERRRWENQYVSLNE; translated from the coding sequence ATGTTCGAGTTAACAGGCTTTCAGCGGGACCTCCTGTACGTAATCGCAGGCTCCGACCGTCCGTCCGGTCAGGAGATTAAAGAGCGAATCGGCAAGGACGTCGGCGAAGTCAACCACGGTCGGTTGTATCCGAACCTCGACGCGCTCGTCGAGGACGGTCTCGTCGACAAAGGTCAACAGGACAGACGCACCAACTACTACACGATTTCCGAGACGGGCGAGGAAGCCATCAGAGAGCGGCGACGATGGGAGAACCAGTACGTCTCGTTGAACGAATAG
- the wecB gene encoding non-hydrolyzing UDP-N-acetylglucosamine 2-epimerase, with protein MTAEDGPSQVAIVLGTRPEIIKCAPLIKACDRRGVDCLLVHTGQHYSDDLDQVFFDQLELPAPDYNLEIGSRSHGEQTGRMLEGVEDVLDEHAPDVVLVQGDTNSVLAGALAAAKSNIPVGHVEAGLRSFDRDMPEEINRVVTDHVSEYLFAPTEETRGYLERESVGGQIVVTGNTIVDSLYEYRELAAEKSDILAELGVEEGEFYLLTAHRAENVDDRENFARLLEGVSRFARETDREVVYPIHPRAQSRLDEFDLSVPEEIRTVEPLDFLDFLRAESAAALAFTDSGGVQEETCILGTPCVTLRYSTERPETAYVGANCLAGLDPDDVVEAGSTMLGKPADWDVPFGDGRAAERILDTLAAGAEPDAAEVPS; from the coding sequence ATGACGGCCGAGGACGGGCCGTCGCAGGTGGCTATCGTCCTAGGAACGCGGCCGGAGATCATCAAGTGCGCGCCCCTCATCAAGGCGTGCGACCGCCGCGGCGTGGACTGTCTGCTCGTTCACACCGGACAGCACTACTCGGACGACCTCGACCAGGTGTTCTTCGATCAGTTGGAGCTTCCCGCACCGGACTACAACCTCGAGATAGGCTCGCGTTCGCACGGCGAACAGACCGGCCGGATGCTCGAGGGCGTCGAGGACGTTCTCGACGAACACGCCCCGGACGTCGTTCTCGTGCAGGGAGACACGAACTCCGTTCTCGCGGGTGCCCTCGCGGCCGCGAAGTCGAACATCCCCGTCGGTCACGTCGAGGCGGGCCTCCGGAGTTTCGACCGCGACATGCCCGAAGAGATCAACCGGGTCGTGACCGACCACGTCTCCGAGTACCTCTTCGCTCCGACCGAGGAGACGAGGGGGTACCTCGAACGCGAGTCGGTCGGCGGCCAAATCGTCGTCACCGGGAACACCATCGTGGACTCGTTGTACGAGTACCGCGAACTCGCCGCCGAGAAGAGCGACATCCTCGCCGAACTCGGCGTCGAGGAGGGCGAGTTCTACCTCCTCACCGCCCACCGCGCGGAGAACGTCGACGACCGCGAGAACTTCGCGCGACTGTTAGAGGGCGTTTCCCGGTTCGCCCGGGAGACCGACCGCGAGGTCGTCTACCCCATCCACCCGCGCGCGCAGTCGCGGCTCGACGAGTTCGACCTCTCGGTCCCCGAAGAGATTCGGACGGTCGAACCGCTCGACTTCCTCGACTTCCTGCGCGCGGAGTCGGCCGCCGCACTGGCGTTCACCGACTCCGGCGGCGTCCAAGAGGAGACGTGCATCCTCGGAACGCCGTGCGTGACGCTGCGCTACAGCACGGAACGCCCCGAGACGGCCTACGTGGGCGCGAACTGCCTGGCCGGACTCGACCCCGACGACGTCGTCGAGGCGGGGTCGACGATGCTCGGCAAACCCGCCGACTGGGACGTCCCGTTCGGGGACGGCCGAGCGGCGGAACGGATACTCGACACGCTCGCCGCCGGAGCGGAACCCGACGCGGCGGAGGTCCCCTCATGA
- a CDS encoding nucleotide sugar dehydrogenase, producing the protein MKICVHGIGYIGLATAALFANNGHDVVGYDPDEELVEDLRAGEPRTTEEDLREYVLDALDAGFEPSNEVVEADCHIICVPTPYEEESKRADLAYVEMAGRTVAEHLREGDMVILESTVPPGTTEEVLAPILGASELTPGEDFSLSHCPETVLPGNITYELIHNDRIIGGIDERSADETIALYEPLVEGTIHRAPDATTAEFVKLSQNAYRDVNIAFANELARVAGDYGIRSRDAIELANVHPRVDILNPGPGVGGHCLPIDPWFLGQFSDSLDLIASARRVNDGMVDFVVELLEDELGTLDGASVAVLGIAYKGNVDDARHSPGLRLVERLTAPTTEETYTTAADGGRATQDDVDVRVHDPHVENGAINLVDLKTALTGADAAIVSAGHDVFRDIDPAEAAELMDGRVLLDGFSLLDGDAWRDAGFEYIEI; encoded by the coding sequence ATGAAGATCTGTGTACACGGAATCGGCTACATCGGACTGGCGACGGCAGCACTGTTCGCGAACAACGGCCACGACGTGGTCGGCTACGACCCCGACGAGGAACTCGTCGAAGACCTGCGCGCGGGTGAACCGCGGACCACGGAAGAGGACCTCCGCGAGTACGTCCTCGACGCTCTCGACGCCGGCTTCGAACCGTCGAACGAGGTAGTCGAAGCCGACTGTCACATCATCTGTGTACCGACACCCTACGAGGAGGAGTCCAAGCGCGCCGACCTCGCGTACGTAGAGATGGCCGGTCGGACCGTCGCGGAGCATCTCCGCGAGGGCGACATGGTCATCCTCGAATCCACCGTCCCGCCGGGGACGACCGAAGAGGTGCTCGCGCCCATCCTCGGGGCGTCCGAACTGACGCCCGGCGAGGACTTCTCGCTCTCACACTGCCCGGAGACGGTGCTCCCCGGGAACATCACCTACGAACTGATCCACAACGACCGTATCATCGGCGGCATCGACGAGCGGTCGGCCGACGAGACTATCGCGCTGTACGAACCTCTCGTCGAGGGAACAATCCACCGCGCGCCCGACGCGACGACGGCCGAGTTCGTGAAGCTTTCGCAGAACGCCTACCGCGACGTGAACATCGCGTTCGCGAACGAACTCGCGCGCGTGGCCGGTGACTACGGCATCCGCTCGCGCGACGCGATCGAACTGGCGAACGTTCATCCCCGGGTCGACATTCTCAATCCCGGTCCCGGCGTCGGCGGCCACTGCCTCCCGATCGATCCCTGGTTCCTCGGACAGTTCTCCGATTCCTTGGACCTCATCGCCAGCGCTCGTCGCGTCAACGACGGAATGGTCGACTTCGTGGTCGAACTGCTCGAAGACGAACTCGGGACGCTCGACGGTGCCAGCGTCGCCGTCCTCGGCATCGCCTACAAAGGAAACGTCGACGACGCGCGCCACAGCCCCGGTCTGCGACTGGTTGAGCGACTCACCGCTCCGACCACCGAGGAGACGTACACGACCGCCGCAGACGGCGGCCGCGCAACGCAGGACGACGTGGACGTCCGCGTCCACGACCCCCACGTGGAGAACGGCGCGATAAACCTCGTCGACCTCAAGACGGCGCTGACGGGCGCCGACGCCGCCATCGTGTCCGCCGGCCACGACGTTTTCCGCGATATCGACCCGGCGGAGGCGGCCGAGTTGATGGACGGCCGCGTCCTGCTGGATGGATTCTCGCTACTCGACGGCGACGCGTGGCGCGATGCCGGTTTCGAGTACATCGAGATCTGA
- the aglF gene encoding UTP--glucose-1-phosphate uridylyltransferase AglF — protein MKAVVLAAGKGTRLRPLTDDKPKALVEVDGRPILQHCLDSLCELDAEEFVLVVGHQKEQIIARFGDEYRGIPITYAHQREALGLAHAVLTAEEHIDDDFMLMLGDNVFDANLEEVVARQHDDHADAAFLVEEVPWEEASRYGVCVTNDRGDITEVVEKPDEPESNLVMTGFYTFSPAIFHACHLVQPSDRGEYELPDAIDLLIRSGRTISAVLSEGWRVDVGYPEDRDRAEQLVRGERGETDTEPNREESASEPGAEDN, from the coding sequence ATGAAAGCAGTCGTGCTCGCCGCCGGTAAGGGGACGCGCCTCAGGCCGCTGACGGACGACAAACCGAAGGCACTGGTAGAAGTCGACGGCAGACCCATTCTCCAGCACTGCCTCGACTCGCTGTGTGAACTCGACGCCGAGGAGTTCGTCTTGGTCGTCGGCCATCAGAAAGAACAGATCATCGCCCGGTTCGGCGACGAATACCGCGGCATTCCGATCACGTACGCGCACCAGCGCGAAGCGCTGGGCCTCGCTCACGCGGTCCTCACCGCGGAGGAGCATATCGACGACGACTTCATGCTGATGCTCGGAGACAACGTCTTCGATGCGAACCTCGAAGAGGTCGTCGCCCGACAACACGACGACCACGCCGACGCGGCGTTCCTCGTCGAAGAAGTGCCGTGGGAGGAGGCCTCCCGCTACGGGGTCTGCGTGACGAACGACCGCGGCGACATCACCGAAGTCGTCGAGAAGCCCGACGAACCCGAGTCGAACCTTGTGATGACCGGCTTCTACACGTTCTCACCTGCCATCTTCCACGCCTGCCACCTCGTCCAACCGTCGGACCGAGGAGAGTACGAACTCCCCGATGCGATAGACCTACTCATCCGTTCGGGGCGAACTATCTCCGCCGTCCTCTCAGAGGGCTGGCGCGTCGACGTCGGCTACCCCGAAGACCGGGACCGAGCCGAGCAACTCGTCCGCGGCGAACGCGGCGAGACCGATACCGAACCAAACCGCGAGGAATCCGCGTCGGAACCCGGCGCCGAAGACAACTGA